In Candidatus Spechtbacteria bacterium, the DNA window TTACGAGGATGAAGTTTCTAACCTCACGCAAAATCTTTCATCTATTATTGAACCAGTGCTTATGATTGTAATTGGAGTCGCGGTGGGATTTTTTGCCATGTCCATCATCCAGCCGATGTATAGTATTATGAATAAACTGTGATGACAGAATGCAGAATCAAGAATACAGAATACAGAATACAGAATACAGAATACAGGAAAACGCCTCGTAGTTAGTCCCTGTATTCTTAATTCTGTATTCTGTATTCAAAGTTTATGTTTGATAAAAAAACTTTGTATAATCACGAACGCGGATTCACGCTCATAGAGCTTCTCGTTGCTCTAAGCGTTTTTGCAATTCTCATTGCCGTGCCAATGGGAGTTTATTACTCTTTTATTCCCAAAGGCGATTTGAATGGCGACGCTCGCGGGGTGCAAAGCGCTTTGGAACTAGCGCGCAGGCAGACGATAGCATCTAAAGCAAGTACGCAGTACGGGGTACAGATGATCTCTGATAAAGTAGTAATTTTTCCTGGAATAACTTATGACCCAGCCAATTCAGCCAATCAAATAATTCAGCTTGATCCACGTGATGAAATATACGAAATATCTTTGACGGGAGGAGGAAGCGCGGTAGTTTTTAATCGGTTAGATGGCTCAACTGATTATGATGGATATATATCTTTGCGAGTCAAGTCAGATCACGCAATCTATCAAAATCTATATATAGATTCATCTGGAGGGACGAGCTTTGATGCGCCAACAGCTGTTGGCAATGCTAATCTTGTCTCTGATTCTAGGCACGTAGACTTTGTTTTGGGCTGGTCTATCCAAAACGCAACTTCGGTGCAATTGTCTTTCCCCAATATTCCACAAACGCAGACAATCCCAATGGCAGCGTATTTTAATGCGGATAAATCATCATTTGATATGGATTATTCAGTGACGGTTTCCGGAGTAGTCCAGCATTTTCGCATACATACTCTTTCGCTTGATACCATCAACACGACGCTTAGTGTTTTCCGCGATAGAAACGGAGGAGAGAATAATCAAAGAGTAATTCTAAATATTATAGACGGTGGAGTGACTAAACCAATCGCCACTTATTTAGCCGACGCGCCAGATACGGTTCAGGTTGGGGCTTATGGAGGGACGATGACGGTGCAATAAATAGAATACAGAATCAAGAATACAGGAAAATGCCTCGTAGTTAGTCCCTGTATTCTTAATTCTGTATTCTGTATTCAAAGTTTATGTTTGATAAAAAAACTTTATCTAATCACGAACGTGGATTAACTATTATAGAGATCCTCATCGTCATCGCGATTGTCACAACCGCATTCGTCGGTATGCTTCAGCTTACATCATACGGAGCGAGAAGCGAGGGATCGGCTAAAGATACTGTCGCGGCGTATCTTTTGGCGCGGCAAACATTGGAAGCGGCAAGATTTGTGAGGGATGATAGCTGGGCAACGTTTTCCAGCCTTTCTATCGGCGCCACATATTATCCGGTGCAATCCGGCGGCAAGTGGACATTAAGCGCGTCAAACCCCGGCGCAATAGATGGCTTCACCCCATCGTTAGTTCTAAATCAAGTTTATCGCGACGCAAATCATAATATCGTTTCGTCTGGCGGTTCGCTTGATGCGGGCACGCTTAATGTTGTTGCTTCGGTAGAATGGACGGCGCGTGGAGGAGCGGCACGGACTGTTACGCTGGAAACATACTTAGCTAATATTCAATGATAATCTCAAATCTCAAAAATCAAAACTCAAATCTGAATCTAAAAAATTATAATATAACTAACGCTAAGATTAGTAGATTTTCCGCCCGAGGCGCCTGTCCGCCTCTGGCGGGGATCAGCCTTAGCGTAAA includes these proteins:
- a CDS encoding type II secretion system protein; its protein translation is MFDKKTLYNHERGFTLIELLVALSVFAILIAVPMGVYYSFIPKGDLNGDARGVQSALELARRQTIASKASTQYGVQMISDKVVIFPGITYDPANSANQIIQLDPRDEIYEISLTGGGSAVVFNRLDGSTDYDGYISLRVKSDHAIYQNLYIDSSGGTSFDAPTAVGNANLVSDSRHVDFVLGWSIQNATSVQLSFPNIPQTQTIPMAAYFNADKSSFDMDYSVTVSGVVQHFRIHTLSLDTINTTLSVFRDRNGGENNQRVILNIIDGGVTKPIATYLADAPDTVQVGAYGGTMTVQ